From a single Lolium rigidum isolate FL_2022 chromosome 7, APGP_CSIRO_Lrig_0.1, whole genome shotgun sequence genomic region:
- the LOC124670117 gene encoding peroxisomal membrane protein 13-like, which yields MAGAPPKPWERAGAEGTSGPAPFKPPSGGSTSDVVEASGTAKPGETIAPTNASANVNNTVSRAMPQRPWQQQAGYGNSYGGAGYGSNMYSSVGGYGNTYGSGGLYGNSSMYSSYGGGGGLYGGSGMYGGGMYSSGMGGSYGGYGMGGMGGMGGMGGMGGMGGMGAMGPYGNPDPNSFGPPAPPPGFWVSFLRVMHGAVSFFGRVAFLVEQNTQAFYMFITAMLQLFDRSGMLYGELARFALRLLGIRTKSKKGRVQGPEGPSFEGPGQQFLEAPKGNNSWENVWGN from the exons ATGGCAG GTGCGCCACCAAAACCGTGGGAGCGTGCTGGGGCTGAGGGAACATCTGGTCCGGCACCTTTCAAGCCACCATCTGGTGGCAGCACTAGCGATGTCGTCGAAGCTTCTGGTACAGCAAAACCTGGAGAAACCATTGCTCCTACAAACGCTTCTGCTAATGTAAATAACACCGTCTCGAGGGCGATGCCCCAACGGCCTTGGCAGCAGCAGGCAGGCTATGGAAATTCTTATGGAG GAGCAGGATACGGATCCAATATGTACAGTTCAGTTGGTGGATATGGCAATACTTATGGTAGCGGTGGGCTCTATGGGAATAGTAGCATGTACTCCAGCtatggaggaggtggtggcctcTATGGAGGTTCTGGGATGTACGGAGGAGGCATGTATAGCAGTGGGATGGGAGGCTCTTATGGTGGTTACGGCATGGGTGGCATGGGTGGTATGGGTGGTATGGGTGGCATGGGCGGTATGGGTGGCATGGGCGCGATGGGGCCTTATGGTAATCCCGATCCAAATTCATTTGGACCTCCCGCGCCACCACCAGGTTTCTGGGTGTCCTTCCTACGAGTG ATGCATGGCGCTGTCAGTTTCTTTGGGCGAGTTGCATTCCTTGTTGAACAGAATACACAAGCCTTCTATATGTTCATAACAGCTATGTTGCAG CTCTTTGATCGGTCTGGCATGCTTTACGGCGAACTTGCAAGATTTGCCTTGCGACTGCTAGGAATCCGAACTAAGTCGAAGAAGGGCCGTGTTCAGGGCCCCGAGGGCCCATCATTTGAGGGACCTGGCCAACAGTTTTTGGAGGCACCAAAGGGTAACAACTCATGGGAGAATGTTTGGGGAAACTAA